TCATAAAGCACAAGACTCGTTCCCCGCAGGGAATCCTTGCGATCGAGCTTCTTTTCCACCTAGCTCCAACCCCCGTTTCACCCATCCCTCGCCGTGGAGAGCTCCTTTTCCTCCAGCCCGCATGGTTTCCGGTAACCCCCGGCGTCCTCGATTATGCCAGCCGGGTAGGGAAACCTTCGTCCATGGTTTAAGGAGCGGTGGGTCAAGAGAAAAACGATTTTGGTTAGGATCGATAGAGTGGACCGATGCACCCAAGAAAAGGATGGCGACCTATCAGGGGAACGTGTCCAACCTAGCCAAGCCACTGGAGAGGCCATTCAAAGAAGGTATCGAACTAACCAACCGGTCCGAACAAAAAAGGACCGTCGGTTAGCCAATCCAAGATGGAAGAAAATCTTTCTACACCACAATTGGCTCAGACGGTTACCAACCCAAGCGAGTCAAAAAGTAAAGCTGAGCCCTTGGCCTTGTTTGATGGGGAAGGCAAGTCATGTGCCAGAAGCACCTGAAGAGAAAGGAGATATTTGGTTAATGCTCCCTGGGTGCGATTTGCGCCAAGATCCGTTACTCCTCATCGCACGACTCTCGTGATGTGCCCAGTGGGGCTATCCTTTGGTTGTGGCAAGTAGATCGATCTTTGGGCACGGAGTGTTTCTCTTCGCTGTCCGAGCTCGCCCATTTTTTCCGGACCCTTTACAGGCCTAGCTGCAGCGGCTGCGTTCAAGAGGAGCACCCTGGAAACGGGATTGACACGCTATAAGAATCTCTTACGATTTAATTGTGCAAATTGAAACGTTTAAAGTCTTCCAGGATCTGGTCGACTCTCGCAGCTTCAGCAAGGCTGCGCAATTAAATTTTATCTCGCAGTCCGCGGTCAGCCAGCAGATCCGTGCGTTGGAAGAGCGATTCCACGTTCCGCTCATTGACCGAGGTAACAAATATCTTTCGCTCACGCGGGAGGGACAAATTTTCTATGAATCGGCTAAGGAGATCGTTAATCTCTACCAGAGCTTGCAGAACCGGCTGGCCGAGCTTCGCAACGTCGTGTCTGGCGTGATCCGCGTTTCTACGGTCTATAGCATTGGCTTGCACGAGTTGCCTCCTTACTTGAGGCGTTTTCTTAAGGAATATCCGGAGGTCAATGTTCGGATCGAGTATCGCCATGCCCGGCAGGTTTATGAAGATGTCCAGGACGGACTGTCTGACGTTGGTCTTGTGGCCTATCCTGTTCAGCGAAAAACGATCCGTGTGGAACCGTTCCGGAAGGACCGGCTGGTGGTCATCTGTTATCCCTCCCATCCCTTTGCCCAGCGCAAGGAAGTCACACTGGCTGAGGTAGCCAAAGAGAAGTTTGTCGGCTTTGAGTCCGACATTCCTACCCGCAAAGCCATCGACCGGATTTTCCGAGAAAGGGGCTTGGAACTCCGGCCGGTAATGGAATTTGACAATATTGAGACGGTCAAAAGAGCGGTTGAGATCGAAGCGGGCATTTCCGTGGTGCCCCTTGCTACGGTCCAACAGGAGCTAAAAACCGGCACGCTCTGCAAGGTAGAGTTTGCTGGCCAAAGCTACTACCGGCCCCTGGGGATCCTCTGCAAGGCAGGCCGCGTGCTTTCTCCCGCAATTAAGCGGTTTTTGGAGACCTTAAAACAGGAGCCGGTCGAAGGTGCTCTGGGAGATTGACTTTGGGGATACGTGTGGGCCAAACTTTCATGGTAGAACGTTCATGGATTCCAAGGAAATTCGTGACCAGGTAGTTGAGCACCTGCGGAAAAAAGGGCTTCGGGTAACCAAGGAACGTACGGCGATTATCGAGGCCGCGTTTGGATCCTCTCGGCACTTTACCGCGGAGGAGCTTCTGGAAGAGGCTCGCAAACTGGTCCCCTCCGTTTCGCGGGCAACCGTTTATCGGACTCTTCCTCTCCTTTTGGAAACTGGGCTACTGCATCGACTGGACTTGGATCGAGGAGAGCGTTACTACGATCCTAATTACGCAACGCATCCGGAGCATAACCACTTGATCTGCTTGGATTGCAACAAGATCTTTGAGTTCGAGGATAATCACCTTGAAGCCCGGGAAAACGAAATTACCCGTGCGCTTGGGTTTGCTCCCGCAACTAAGCATGTAAGAATTGAAGCTACCTGTCAGCGCCTGCGTGAGCTAGGCTTCTGCCAAAATCGGGGTTAATTCCTCTCTTCGAATCGAAAGATCCTGATGCCTCAGGTCTGGGAGGAGCCGGTGTCTTTGGCCATCGCTACTGGCTCCGCAACCAAAACTGGGCAGCGAGCATGGCGAATGACATGTTCCGAAATGGAGCCCAAGACCCAGTACTCCCAGCGAGAAAGGCCGCGTCTTCCCACCACAAGAAGATCAACCTGGTGCCGGTTTGCCCAGCGCAAGAGCTCCTCGGCAGGATCTCCCTCCACAAGCTCCGTTACTACCAAAAGCCCTCGTCTTTGGAGCCGGGCTGCGACGTCGTTTAGGCTCTCGGAAAGTTTCTGCCGTTCCACCTCAAATTCAATGTCCTGATCCGACCCCGGGGGATGAATGACGGAAAGCACGCTCAATTGCGAGCCAAATCGCTCGGCAATGGCCGCTGCTAGAAGGAGTGCATGCTCCGCCATGGTAGACCCATCGTATCCAACTAAGATGTGGCGAAACATAAGGATCCAACCAAACCAAAGATTCTTCCAGAGAAAATAAAAAATGTCCTACTTACTTCTTAAGCGCCAATGATTGTTTGTGACCCGGTGATCCATCTCTCCTCAGGGCATTGAACCCAGAGTTTGCAGCTCCTTTTCCGGG
This genomic window from Candidatus Methylacidithermus pantelleriae contains:
- a CDS encoding LysR family transcriptional regulator; this encodes MQIETFKVFQDLVDSRSFSKAAQLNFISQSAVSQQIRALEERFHVPLIDRGNKYLSLTREGQIFYESAKEIVNLYQSLQNRLAELRNVVSGVIRVSTVYSIGLHELPPYLRRFLKEYPEVNVRIEYRHARQVYEDVQDGLSDVGLVAYPVQRKTIRVEPFRKDRLVVICYPSHPFAQRKEVTLAEVAKEKFVGFESDIPTRKAIDRIFRERGLELRPVMEFDNIETVKRAVEIEAGISVVPLATVQQELKTGTLCKVEFAGQSYYRPLGILCKAGRVLSPAIKRFLETLKQEPVEGALGD
- a CDS encoding Fur family transcriptional regulator, which gives rise to MDSKEIRDQVVEHLRKKGLRVTKERTAIIEAAFGSSRHFTAEELLEEARKLVPSVSRATVYRTLPLLLETGLLHRLDLDRGERYYDPNYATHPEHNHLICLDCNKIFEFEDNHLEARENEITRALGFAPATKHVRIEATCQRLRELGFCQNRG
- a CDS encoding universal stress protein, which codes for MFRHILVGYDGSTMAEHALLLAAAIAERFGSQLSVLSVIHPPGSDQDIEFEVERQKLSESLNDVAARLQRRGLLVVTELVEGDPAEELLRWANRHQVDLLVVGRRGLSRWEYWVLGSISEHVIRHARCPVLVAEPVAMAKDTGSSQT